From Polaribacter haliotis:
AAAACAGATGTTTTTCTTGAATCATTAGGTTATTTAGAAGGAAAACCTACACTTAAAAAATAATTTTATGAAGCAATTACTTTTTTTTATATCGATTTTGGTTTTTCCATTAATTTCTTTTTCACAAGAAGATTATAAAAAAGGAGAAAATTTAATTGATTATTCGAACATAAAATTTCTTAAGACAAATAAAAAATTTGGTTCAGTTACAAGAATTGAACCTTTCAAAAAAGAAAACGCAACTTTTGAAATTGAAACAGTTACACTACCAAAATTTATTTATAATTCTGCAACTGCGCTTCCAATTAAAAAAGTAAGTGTAAAAAAAGGACGTATTTTTTTATTAAGCTTTTCAGCAAAAACTACAAAATCGAGTTTAGAAACTGGTGAAGCAAAAGTGAATATTCTTTTTAAACAATCGGATTCTTACAAGAATAACATGCTTTCTACGCAAAGTATTTCTTCCAAATGGCAGAAATATTATGTTCCTTTTCAGTCGAATATCAATATCAACAAAAAAGATTTGGGTATTGTTTTGCATTATGGTTTTAAACCTCAAGCATTTCAAATTAAAGATATTAAGTTTGAATTATTTCCAGAAAATACTGATTTAGCTTCACTTCCAAAAACAAAAATTGTCTATAAAGGAATGGAAGCTGATGCAAAATGGCGTAAAGATGCATTGGCAAGAATTGAAGTGATTAGAAAAGGCAATTTTGAACTTCAATTTACAAAAGACGGAAAACCTGTTGCTAATAAAAATATAAAAATAGAATTGGCTAAACATAGTTTTCCTTTTGGTGCAGCAATAAATGCAAAAGCTATTGTAGAAAATGGAGCAGCATACAAACACTTTAAAAAAGCTTTTGATTTGGCCGTTTTTGAAAACGATTTAAAAATTAAAAGTTTACAATGGGATAAGAAAAAGCAACAAGCTTTAGATGCAATTTCTATTTTAAGAAATGATAATGTTACTATAAAAGGGCATGTTTTAATTTGGCCTGGATTTAATTATTTAACGAAAGAATTCAAGAAAAACGAGAATAATCCGAAGAAAATAAAAGAACTTATTGAAAACCATGTGGACAATTTATTAGACATGACCAAAGGAAATATTTCTCATTGGGATGTTGTAAATGAAGCGTATACAAATAGAGATTTACAAAGAATTACAGGTTCCGAAGAAGTTTTATACGATGGTTTTAGAACTTTAAGAAAAAAACAACCAAATGCAAAAGGGTTTACTAACGAATATGGAATTATCAGTAAAGGTGGTTTAGACACAAAAAAGCAAGAATGGTATTATAATTTTGTAAAAAGAATTGACGAAAACACAAACGGACTCATTAACGGAATTGGAATTCAGAGTCATATTGGTTCCGATTTAACTCCACCTGAAAAAGTGTTAGATATTTTAGCTTATTATGCAACTTTGGACAAGCAAATTAGTATTTCTGAATTCACAATGGACATTCAAGAACCTAAAATTAGAGAACAATATACCAGAGATTTTATGATTGCTGCTTTTAGTCATCCAAATGTGAGCGAATTTCTTTTTTGGGGATTTCAGTTAGACGAACGTAAAAAAGTTGATATTTATAACAAAGATTGGTCTATTGGAACCATGGGAAAAGCTTATTTTTCTTTGGTTGATAACGATTGGAGAACAAGAATTAATAGTAAAACCGATTCAAATGGAAGTTTGAAAGGACGTGGATTTTATGGTTTTTATAACTATTCATATATGGAGAATGGCAAGGAATTTGTCGGTACTTTTGTATTGAATAAGAACAATAGAAAACCCATAAAAATTGAATTAAAATGAAAAAAATAATCACTTTAGCGTTAATTACGCTTATATTTTCTTGTAAAAAAACAACTAAAGAAACAACAGTTTCATCTTCAGAAAAAAAGGTTGAAACTATTATAAAAGATCCAATTAAAGAAAAGCTTCAACAAGAATATTCCAAAGAATATAAAGTTGGGGAATCTTCTTTCTTTATCAATGCAAAAAACGGCGAGGTTTCCAATGTTCATATTTATACAAAGGGTTTAGAGGAAAATTTCGATAAAACCTACGAAATTGGAGGTCAGGTTTTAAGCAGTACAGCATTAGATATAAATAATGACGGTTTTAAAGAAATCTTTTTAAAAGTTCTCCCAACTGACGATTCTGGGAATGTAGATTTAATGGGGTTTGCTTCTCATAAAGACCAGAAAATCTATGAAATACAAATAACTGAAAGTGATCATTTAAGAGACATGAATACTGATAAAGTTACGTTTTCTGATAATAAAATTGAGCGAACATTCACTACAAATGGAAAAGAAAGTGGCTATTCTTATGATTTAATCTTCATTAAAGAAAATGATGAATATATGTTAGAAAACATTTTTAAGGATGATGGCCCTAAATATATGGATTTCACTGAAAATGATGAATTGGCAAATAAAATAGGAAAATTCTTTAGAGAAAATTACTTAAAATCTGACATAGATATTCTTACAGAAAATGACAAAAAATTTCAATTGGCAGAAGTAGATTTGAATAACGATGGTAAAAAGGAAATATTTATCAATTTTATGACGCCTTATTTCTGTGGTTCTGGAGGTTGCAATATTTTATTGTTAAATCAAGATTTAAAACAAATTACCAAGTTTACAGTAATGCAAACGCCACTTTTCTTACAAAAAGAAACGACAAATGGTTGGAAAAATATGCTCATAAGATCTGGTAAAGATTTTAGGCAATTACTTTATAAAAATGGTAAATATCCATCAAATCCATCAGTTGTAAAAAAATATCCATATTCGCCAAATGCACACGATTGGGTTTTATTTGATGACCAATTTAGTCCGTCCAAAACATACACTTTTTAATTTATGAAACAACTATCTTTATTATTTGTACTTTTTATTTTCTCTTGTCAAACAAAAGAAAAAACAGTAGAAAAAGAACAAAAAAAACAACCTAATATTCTTTGGATTGTAACAGAAGATATTAGTCCTACATTATCTTTTTATGGCGATAAAACTGCTAAAACACCAAATTTAGACGCTTTAGCTACACAAAGTGTTGTGTATGACAATGCATTTACAACTGTTGGTGTTTGCGCACCAAGTAGATCTACGATTATTACAGGAATGTATCCTACAAGTATTGGAACTATGCATATGAGAACAGCTCACGATGTTTTTTCCAAAGGGAAACAAGTATATAAAGACAGTGTAAACATAAAAGATATTTCTGGAAATTATATCAGACAATATTCCGCAGTTATTCCAGAAAATGTAAAATGCTACACTGAATATTTAAGAGCTTCTGGTTATTTTACAACGAATAATTACAAAACCGATTATCAATTTTCTGCACCAATTACTGCTTGGGACGAAAATAACCAAAAAGCACATTGGAGAAACAAACCTAAAAATAAACCTTTCTTTTCTGTTTTTAATATTGATGTTTCTCATGAAAGCTTTCTTTGGAGAAATAAAGATTTACCATTAACTGTAAACCCAGAAACTGTTCCTGTACCTCCATATTTACCATATAATGAGGCAACAAGAAACACAGTTGCAAGACATTATAGCAATGTAGAATTGATGGACAAAAGAGTTGGGAAAATAATTAAAGAGCTTAAAGAAGATGGTTTGTATGATAATACAATTGTATTCTTTTATAGCGATCATGGAGGACCTTTACCAAGACAAAAAAGAGCCATTTACGATTCAGGTTTAAAAGTACCTTTTATGATTAAAGGGATTAATGGTAAACCTGGAAGAACAGATAGAATGATTTCTTTTGTTGATTTAGCTCCAACAATGTTAAGTTTAGCTGGTGTAGAACCACCAAATTACATGGAAGGGAAAGCTTTTTTAGGAGAATTTGACACTGAAAAAAGAACACACATTTTTGCTTCTTCTGATAGATTTGACGAGTTTACAGATAGAATTAGAGCTGTTAGAAGCAAACAATTTTTATATTTAAGAAACGATTTTCCTAAATTAACAAAATATAAAGATGTTGGTTATAGAAAAAACATACCTATGATGCCTGTTTTTTTACAATTGAAAAAAGAAAATAAACTGAATGAAAAGCAACAAATCTGGTTTCAAACTAAAACTGATGAAGAATTATATGATGTAGAAAAAGATCCTTACCAAATTAATAATTTATCTGAAAACCCAGAATATG
This genomic window contains:
- a CDS encoding endo-1,4-beta-xylanase, which gives rise to MKQLLFFISILVFPLISFSQEDYKKGENLIDYSNIKFLKTNKKFGSVTRIEPFKKENATFEIETVTLPKFIYNSATALPIKKVSVKKGRIFLLSFSAKTTKSSLETGEAKVNILFKQSDSYKNNMLSTQSISSKWQKYYVPFQSNININKKDLGIVLHYGFKPQAFQIKDIKFELFPENTDLASLPKTKIVYKGMEADAKWRKDALARIEVIRKGNFELQFTKDGKPVANKNIKIELAKHSFPFGAAINAKAIVENGAAYKHFKKAFDLAVFENDLKIKSLQWDKKKQQALDAISILRNDNVTIKGHVLIWPGFNYLTKEFKKNENNPKKIKELIENHVDNLLDMTKGNISHWDVVNEAYTNRDLQRITGSEEVLYDGFRTLRKKQPNAKGFTNEYGIISKGGLDTKKQEWYYNFVKRIDENTNGLINGIGIQSHIGSDLTPPEKVLDILAYYATLDKQISISEFTMDIQEPKIREQYTRDFMIAAFSHPNVSEFLFWGFQLDERKKVDIYNKDWSIGTMGKAYFSLVDNDWRTRINSKTDSNGSLKGRGFYGFYNYSYMENGKEFVGTFVLNKNNRKPIKIELK
- a CDS encoding sulfatase-like hydrolase/transferase, translated to MKQLSLLFVLFIFSCQTKEKTVEKEQKKQPNILWIVTEDISPTLSFYGDKTAKTPNLDALATQSVVYDNAFTTVGVCAPSRSTIITGMYPTSIGTMHMRTAHDVFSKGKQVYKDSVNIKDISGNYIRQYSAVIPENVKCYTEYLRASGYFTTNNYKTDYQFSAPITAWDENNQKAHWRNKPKNKPFFSVFNIDVSHESFLWRNKDLPLTVNPETVPVPPYLPYNEATRNTVARHYSNVELMDKRVGKIIKELKEDGLYDNTIVFFYSDHGGPLPRQKRAIYDSGLKVPFMIKGINGKPGRTDRMISFVDLAPTMLSLAGVEPPNYMEGKAFLGEFDTEKRTHIFASSDRFDEFTDRIRAVRSKQFLYLRNDFPKLTKYKDVGYRKNIPMMPVFLQLKKENKLNEKQQIWFQTKTDEELYDVEKDPYQINNLSENPEYASVLEEMRETSKNHYADRKDFGFTPEAEMIDTMWPNNTQPTTNSVVIKKDNDKVTLSSTTKGASIAYLISDNANEKLNYDSKWQLYSTPITVEKGKTLYTVAQRIGFKQSEIVSQKAE